The Candidatus Dependentiae bacterium genome includes a window with the following:
- the psd gene encoding phosphatidylserine decarboxylase (Phosphatidylserine decarboxylase is synthesized as a single chain precursor. Generation of the pyruvoyl active site from a Ser is coupled to cleavage of a Gly-Ser bond between the larger (beta) and smaller (alpha chains). It is an integral membrane protein.): protein MNYLRAKKLLFILFLMHGAQLYCVDESRSATVLRFLYQNAAGRVVRSFITRNGYFSAFTGWLANRSASKYIIPTFIKQYRDQINMNEALKPDIKSYKTFNKFFKRKLKPECRPIDSAIDSITSPADGKIYAIEQLNEQTEFLVKGKSFNVTQLLGGKNSGLSADTYKNGTMIIVYLAPWNYHRFHFPVDCAAKKAQVISGAYESVNRIAYQFGIQPLTENERHLIQLDHSDIGKIAFIPVGALCVGKIKEKYDPEKELHKKGDQAGYFEFGGSTIVMLFPENTITLDERLKNTATQPLEIKVGERIATIIKKNERP, encoded by the coding sequence ATGAACTATTTAAGAGCAAAAAAGCTTTTATTTATACTATTTTTGATGCATGGGGCGCAACTATACTGCGTGGATGAAAGTCGCTCGGCAACCGTCTTGCGTTTTCTTTATCAGAACGCAGCAGGAAGGGTTGTTCGCTCATTTATTACACGCAACGGCTATTTCAGTGCTTTTACGGGCTGGTTAGCGAATCGCTCGGCAAGCAAATATATTATTCCGACGTTCATCAAGCAGTATCGCGATCAAATTAATATGAATGAGGCTCTCAAGCCCGATATTAAATCGTACAAAACATTTAATAAATTCTTTAAAAGAAAATTAAAGCCCGAGTGCCGGCCAATAGACTCAGCAATCGATTCGATCACAAGCCCAGCCGATGGCAAAATATATGCGATCGAACAGCTCAACGAGCAAACCGAGTTTCTTGTAAAAGGAAAATCGTTTAATGTTACCCAATTACTTGGCGGGAAAAATTCTGGTCTTTCAGCCGATACGTATAAAAATGGAACAATGATTATTGTTTATCTTGCGCCGTGGAACTATCACCGTTTTCATTTTCCCGTTGACTGTGCTGCCAAAAAGGCGCAGGTAATTAGTGGTGCGTATGAATCGGTAAATAGGATTGCTTATCAATTTGGCATTCAACCACTGACCGAAAACGAGCGCCATCTTATCCAGCTCGATCACAGTGATATCGGCAAAATTGCTTTTATTCCTGTTGGCGCTTTATGCGTAGGAAAAATTAAAGAAAAATACGATCCAGAAAAAGAATTGCACAAAAAAGGTGATCAGGCGGGTTACTTTGAATTTGGTGGCTCTACGATAGTGATGCTTTTCCCGGAAAATACAATTACACTTGATGAAAGATTAAAAAATACTGCAACGCAACCTCTTGAAATCAAAGTTGGTGAGCGCATAGCAACGATTATTAAAAAAAATGAGCGGCCCTAA
- the ftsY gene encoding signal recognition particle-docking protein FtsY, producing MLNFFKTQLNKIVSHFSRISSLFSKTSIDEASLKELEQLLIQADTGVKTTRHILDQLKKTAPQELSGAELKRHLSGILLDLLKPFTAAESKVVYLMVGVNGSGKTTFAGKLANHFVQAGKKTILVAADTFRAAAPEQLRIWAEKSGARIVQGAVAQDPASVVFSGCEIFKKEHADALIIDTAGRLQTKTNLMNELSKIKRIIARQLPDYKIITLLTIDSMLGQNSFEQAKIFHDATPIDGIVLTKLDGTGKGGIVFAINYDLGIPVAYISFGEKIDDLKLFDKNEYVSSLFT from the coding sequence ATGCTAAATTTTTTTAAAACGCAGCTGAATAAAATCGTTTCTCATTTTTCACGCATCTCGTCACTTTTTTCCAAAACATCAATAGATGAAGCTTCTCTAAAAGAGCTTGAGCAGCTTTTGATTCAGGCAGATACGGGCGTTAAAACAACGCGCCATATTTTAGATCAATTAAAAAAAACGGCACCGCAAGAACTTTCAGGTGCAGAACTTAAGCGTCACCTTTCAGGGATTCTTCTCGATCTACTTAAACCGTTCACTGCTGCTGAATCTAAAGTTGTTTATTTAATGGTTGGCGTTAACGGAAGCGGAAAAACAACATTTGCAGGAAAACTTGCGAATCATTTTGTTCAAGCAGGAAAAAAAACAATTCTTGTAGCCGCAGATACATTTCGCGCTGCAGCGCCGGAGCAATTAAGAATATGGGCCGAAAAATCAGGGGCGCGCATTGTGCAAGGTGCCGTAGCTCAAGATCCAGCTTCTGTCGTATTTTCAGGATGCGAGATATTCAAAAAAGAACATGCCGATGCTCTTATTATTGATACTGCTGGCCGATTGCAGACAAAAACTAATTTAATGAATGAACTTTCAAAAATAAAACGCATAATCGCACGGCAACTGCCCGATTATAAGATTATAACGCTCCTGACTATCGATAGTATGCTTGGGCAAAATTCGTTCGAACAGGCAAAGATTTTTCACGATGCCACACCAATTGATGGCATCGTGCTAACCAAACTTGATGGAACTGGAAAAGGAGGCATCGTATTTGCGATTAATTACGATCTTGGCATTCCCGTTGCCTATATTTCATTTGGCGAAAAAATTGACGATCTGAAGCTCTTTGATAAAAACGAGTATGTCTCATCACTTTTTACGTAA
- a CDS encoding ribonuclease HII: MVTFKIKERFKKNHYEAIAWQEGRLVCGIDEVGRGCLAGPVVTAAAILLPNKKNPLIKDSKLLSQEELQKAYKWLTKNSWSSVAIVNHRDIDIYNIYHATLRAMKRAFMQLTGSCPQQPSAVLVDAMPLTLLKTPYEHLDVYHFPFGERRSDSIAAASIIAKVKRDELMRNLARSFPNYHFGQHKGYATKLHRQAVHIHGSSIVHRLSFLENKAFAQKR; encoded by the coding sequence ATGGTAACATTTAAGATCAAAGAACGGTTCAAAAAAAACCATTATGAGGCCATAGCATGGCAAGAAGGCCGACTGGTATGCGGTATCGACGAGGTAGGTAGGGGGTGCCTGGCCGGCCCGGTAGTCACCGCAGCGGCGATTCTGTTGCCAAATAAGAAAAATCCTCTCATAAAAGATTCAAAGCTTTTAAGCCAAGAAGAATTACAAAAAGCCTATAAATGGCTCACAAAAAACAGTTGGTCGAGCGTTGCCATCGTAAATCATAGAGATATTGATATCTATAATATCTATCACGCTACACTGCGCGCGATGAAGCGGGCCTTTATGCAACTTACAGGTAGTTGCCCCCAGCAACCTTCTGCGGTACTCGTTGATGCGATGCCCCTTACTCTTTTAAAAACACCGTATGAACATCTTGATGTTTATCATTTTCCATTCGGTGAACGCAGATCAGATTCTATAGCTGCTGCCTCGATCATCGCTAAAGTTAAGCGAGATGAGCTCATGCGCAATCTTGCGCGATCATTTCCAAACTATCATTTTGGCCAACATAAAGGATATGCTACTAAATTGCATCGGCAAGCGGTGCATATCCACGGAAGCTCGATCGTTCATCGACTCAGTTTTCTTGAAAACAAAGCGTTTGCACAAAAAAGGTGA